The following proteins come from a genomic window of Natronosalvus vescus:
- a CDS encoding DUF998 domain-containing protein — MIVIGTIVLATILASPETFTWRSRALSDLGRPAARTFWLFNVGLVVGGLIGIPFVRALWRTSRNTAERVGAVLTGVSLLGMIGVGIFFLEHTHYYLETDFHGVAALTVFGVAPFAQLLVGTDQILEGDRWLAIASVWLGMTHAVGWVAWLLTRAVADDPWHWFAVPEFVAALAFAVWIVLLTRYGFDRSRDSDRRATLDR; from the coding sequence GTGATCGTTATCGGAACGATCGTCCTCGCCACGATCCTCGCCAGCCCGGAGACGTTCACCTGGCGATCCCGAGCCCTCTCGGATTTGGGACGACCGGCCGCCCGGACGTTCTGGCTGTTCAACGTCGGTCTCGTCGTCGGTGGACTGATTGGAATCCCGTTCGTTCGTGCGCTCTGGCGGACGTCACGTAACACGGCCGAACGTGTCGGCGCCGTCCTGACCGGCGTCTCGCTGCTCGGCATGATCGGTGTCGGAATCTTCTTTCTCGAGCACACGCACTACTACCTCGAGACGGATTTCCACGGAGTCGCCGCGCTCACCGTCTTCGGCGTTGCACCGTTTGCCCAGCTGCTCGTTGGAACGGACCAGATCCTCGAAGGCGATCGGTGGCTGGCGATCGCTTCGGTCTGGCTGGGGATGACCCACGCCGTCGGATGGGTCGCGTGGCTCCTCACTCGAGCCGTCGCAGACGATCCGTGGCACTGGTTCGCCGTACCCGAGTTCGTCGCCGCGCTCGCGTTCGCCGTCTGGATCGTGCTCCTCACCCGGTATGGCTTCGATCGTTCCCGAGACTCAGACAGGAGGGCGACTCTCGATCGATAA
- a CDS encoding VOC family protein, which translates to MSGIVFFGTESLESVVEFYVDRIGATRWLEQPDCTILQYDNLLFGFCSRERADTEGTITVVYDSADEVDTVYDRLADCALEEPVENEQYRIYQFFATDPEGRTVEFQTFRHETPAV; encoded by the coding sequence ATGTCCGGGATCGTCTTCTTCGGCACGGAATCACTCGAGAGCGTCGTGGAGTTCTACGTCGACCGTATCGGCGCCACGCGGTGGCTCGAGCAGCCCGATTGTACGATTTTACAGTACGACAACCTGCTGTTTGGCTTTTGCTCGCGAGAGCGTGCCGACACGGAGGGGACGATCACCGTCGTCTACGACAGCGCCGACGAGGTCGACACGGTGTACGATCGACTCGCCGACTGTGCGCTCGAGGAACCCGTCGAGAACGAGCAGTATCGGATCTACCAGTTTTTCGCGACGGATCCGGAGGGTCGAACGGTGGAGTTCCAGACGTTTCGACACGAGACTCCGGCAGTGTAA